TTTCCGAGTCTCATTGCTTCGGAAAGTGGAGGAATTCTCATCTGATCCATTTAAAAAAACATTCAGAAATGCAAAGCTTCTGCTTGTAAATACTTGTAACGAGATAAATTCAATCCAAACGTACTTATAAGCATCACCTTCCATGTTACAGGAAGACAAAAAAAACATGTTACAGGAAGACAAAAAAAACGCCTAGTAATTTGCAGAAGCATCTAAGTCAGTCTCAGTCTCCTATTTCGGACCAGGCGATAAGCATTCACCAACTGCATTTTCCTTCTGGCTAGTGATCTCGAGTCTTTATGGTTTAGTATGATGAACTGGTTGAACTCAGTGATGGCCTCGGCTGCCCTCTGTTGTATCTCGGTGGGTTAGTTTTGGCGACGTCAACAACTATCATCCAGCCGTTGATTATCTGTAGTAAACTCACTGTGTTATCTTCCTTTGCTGAACACATTTACGATTGATGGACAAACATCGAGATGAGCTAATATGGTTACCTTGCCGTTCATATCTTTCAGAGCAGCACTTGCAGCTTCTTCTGTTGTGTATTCTATGAAGGCATATCCTTTTGACCTTTTAGATATCTTGTCCATTATGATTTTAACTGCCGCAACAGATGGTGTGAGATGATACCATGATCGAAAAGCAGACGTTAAAAAGGAAAGACAAGAAAGGTGCATACCTTCAACTAACTGGCCAAAACCTTCAAACGCTGCACGCAGTGTTTTCTCGGAGGTGTAGAAGGATAGTCCTGCAAATAACAATTTGGATGTTGCTAACAAAGTCCCGAGTTTCATCTATTTGGCATTAGCTTTTTGTATCCTCTATATGTGTTGCTAATTTATATATGTGTTGCTAATATTACGATAAGCAGCTTGGCATTTCTAGTTCACATGTACATCAGACCGAGATGTTTGGCACAGCATGGTAAAATGTACTATCCTAGCAAATCACGAACAAGGGTATATGACAAGAACATTGACACACCCAAGGAGCCTACCGATTACAAGAACATTTTTCACGCAAATACTAAATCATTTTTTTCCCCTAATGCAACGTTGTGACAAAAAGTATATGCAATAAGTTAACGAGCTAAATTTGAATAATTTAGAAGCTTACCGGTTACAAAAAGTCTTTTGGTTCTGATATTTGGTACTTGTTTTGCTTCTGCTTCTGATAAGTTGGGATCATTACCTATAATATATTATTCAATTACTCAAACAATAACCACAATAGTAATTGGCTAAATTTCTTAACCATACATGACCAATATGTTCAAGAAAGTAAATCGACAacataaataaaaacaaactgtATGATATCTGCCTAGGCAAAAGCTTAGGACACCCAATTCTCAACGAAGGGGACTAGAATTTATTGTTCTTGTTGAGACTTTAATTCAGTTGGCAAGTTGAGCAACAAGAATTATGTCAATTTTCCTTAAAGAGTATGAAATGAGGTAGATGAGTGAAAATAGATTTAGATTTGAACTTCAATGAATGAAAAAAATCCTGTAACTtctatgaacaaaaaaaaaattaaagaaaatagcCATAGATAGCTAGTTAATTCACTACTTGTTAATTCGCTACTTGGAAGATGTGAAAATAAGGGCAAATCAATACCATATTGCAGATAAACTTATACTTCAGAATTTAAATTATGCTTACAATATGATTTCGAAACATGATATTTAACCCAATGTTATAAAGAAATGATAAGTTTGTGGGCATTGGAATATAATTTATCTAAAAGGATATATACCTTTGTAGTTTTTGGTCTCTGACTCATGATTGGGATCAGGCCGAACAGACAACACCCCCGGAACATCTGTCATGCAATTGCAAACATCATAACCCTTTTGAAGGCAGATACATAGCTGAGAATAAATATTTCACTTCCAAGCAACATTGAAACTCACCAGCTAGTTCCCGTGCACATTCATAGTCAATTTGGCAACAAAATCCAAAATCTTTCTCCCATGATATATGATAAATGCATACTTGTGCATCCTTTTCGCTGAAATAATTATTAGTGGACTACAATAATGAGATATAGGATGAAAAGAGTAAAAGGACAGCCCAGTGCACGAAGATCCCGCCAATACGGGGAAGGGTCTATTGTACACAGCCTTATCCCGCCTTGCAAGGGGCTGTTTTCGATACTTGAACCCATGATCTCAAGATCACACGAcagcaactttaccgttgcatCAAGGCTTCCCTTCACATAGGATGAAAAGAGTCTAATAATAAAATACTTACTTCCCCATAACCTTTGTTAGAGCTTGGGCATAATAATCTACCATTTGTGCCTTGGAAACAACTTCTACCCCAGGTTTATCCATTCGGACAAGCCAATACTCattattttttgaaaacaaagaaaaacttGAACTACAACCATCGGGTTTCAAATGGTTAACTGGGAAAGGATCTGAATAGCTGTAATCTTTCTTTCCATATCCCTCATCAATGTCAGGCCTAACATACAAAACTCCGGGAACACCTAAGCAGCAATAAGAGCATTTTAGCAGCGCAATAGCAATGGCCCAACAACAACGAGGAAAAAATTTGGATACAAACTAAACAGATAATAACAGATTGAATTCCACCAGAATTATGCTTAAATCTGACAATGTTTATATCAAGGAGAAATCCAGAATTTATCAGTATTTAAAGCAGACAACATTAAACTGACAAGCAGATTATCCAGACTCTATACTGAAAAAGCCTAAAATGTGATTTCGTCATCTCACAAGTAAAGCATTCTAACTAATTTCTCAGATAGGACACAGTGAATGAGATAGGAATTGGGTTTAGCTGGCGACAAATGTTAGTAGACAATTCAGGAGAGTCTTCAATATGTCATCTTCTTGCAGGAAGGCAAAGTAAGTGttggacccttggcggccggccggctagaaggggtgaatagccctgcaaaagaaaaaacaaaccTTTTTTGAACTTTACAGCTTAATTAAATCATatacttgcataaaagaaataagagactaattaaagaaaaagagacacagatattttacttggtttgcaatcagatgattgctaatccaaggcagttgaagctcactatcaaagtctccttcaagcggaaaaacctcttacaacgttgatggctcacaaacaagtagtagaacaaaagataagcatttacaagtgttgtattgacCTTCTGGGactagggctgtatttatagccctggtcgagacgcctggaagggttccaggcgtttgcacgggataaatttttatccccgttGCAACGGGACGCGCCACTTCGAGTTTGGATAAAATTCCTGGTCCAAGCAcccagaccaaaaagtcaacattttgttgactttcggtcccggtcttctgctccggttttGCTCGCATTGGCCTGAATCTTttgctccagctccgctcgcttgggtgatttcggccattcggaatagggttcacccgaacccccTTTTCCTGCcttcgagcagacttccgctccagcttctcatctctCAGAAACGTCGCGCGTCTCCTTCTCGTcagccagcgtactcttccgcagcatctcgtccctcgaacgcaccgagcccgtcagctctcttccatgtcgtccttctcgctagctgtcttttgctcaactttcttctaagttcctacacacttagacacaggggttaaataccaacaggacctaacctgacttagttgatcacatcaaaactaccttggggtactaacaatctcctcctttttgatatgagcaaccctaagttaagttagggtaaaccacaaACAAATAACAGTTACAATTTTTGCTAGTACAAAAAAAACTAACTACCCTCTCCTAGACTTAATCTtgaattctccccctttgatcacattaaaaatagggtatTTTAAAGTGCTTttgaaaataaatctaaaccaaAGTCTAAGGGATAATTATTATCCAAAAAAATCATTAAGTTGAAATTTCGAAAATCTGGATTTTTTGTAAGTTATAAACCATTTTTGGAAaagataaaaattagttttaattggtcaaaaattctgaaaattttgaCAGCAATAAAGCAAACATAATCAAAGCCAAAAAAAAATGTACTAAATTATCAAGTTGATTTAAGCAGaaatgaattattttctaaaaagaatcataaaaatagttTTGGAACAAAAAGATTtgagaaattttctaagtatgtATTATGGCAAttagcaaaaaaaattaaaagaaattattgTTCAaggatttttgataaaaaaatttgcaattagatagataataaaaaaatttaccaacgggaaaatttttttattgattgataacatgataataatttgcagaaaaataagatttgtaaaaaaaattgcaCTACAagatataataaaaaaatgattcaaaggtaaaagaaaaaatatttctaagtttttCTTACTGATAGATGTTGAACTCCTTTTTCAAAAGAATTTGGATCgaattaatttcaaatagaaattatacgaaataatttttaaaaacattgacaattctaagcaagaaaattaaatcaatgcaagaagaatttaAGCATGAATGATGATTTTTcactttaaaactgattttgaaacccaatataagttctacctactggattaatcaaaagTTTCTTAAGGATATCTATCAACTTTTGCAATCtggcccttatggtatttaaaataccagttaaGCCTTCGATGATTGTCATAATTTCTTTCTGCAGCATGCGAAAAAAAATTGAACATGAATTTTCCTTAAAtgtttttatcttttaattttgcattttcatctattaatttttgaaattcttcttttaagcatgcatattctttctttgattttacaTACTTTGTTCTCTTTCTATATGATGATTTACTTAGCATTTGTACAATTTTAAATAATTGCTCTAGAGGAAGCTTACTTACTTGACTTACCATATATTTGTCGGTaaacgctcccccttcattgttgTTTTCTTCTACaatgtctcccccttcatcgatgatcTTGATACTCATTTCCGAGGTGCTTTCGTCATTTTCGGATAGGTATTCGGCAATTAGCACTGTTCCGGTAATCTCCTCGGATCCGGATGCTTTTGAAGCCGAGTCAGTATCCGTAGCATAATCAAATTCTTCTTTCATTGATTGATCGTAGAGTTCCAAgattttcccaaagttcttttatgCATTGGTAGTTGTCGATTTTGTTGAGTTCTTGAGTGGGAAGAACActcagtaggtggaactcagtctTACCATTTGCTATGAATTTATCACGCCACGTCTAGGTCCAAAGATGCTCCTcgagttcttttccatcttttctTTTGGGgacatcaaaatcaaatttcatagaAAGCATTATATCAAAATCAATTCAAAAAAATAACTCCATTTTTCGTTTCCAGAATGAGAACTCCTCCTCAAACGTTGACGGGCATATGCTAGTTCCGGCCATTTCTTTTCTTCAATCGGCGATTaatcctcctgaagcatcctagttctgataccacttgttggaccctcGACGGCcagatagagggggtgaatagccctacaaaaaaaaaaccaacctttctcgaactttacagcttaattaaatcatatacttgcataaaagaaataagagactaattaaagaaaaagaaacacagatattttacttaatttgcaatcagatgattgctaatccaagacaattgAAGCTCACGatcaaagtctccttcaggcggagaaccCTCTTACAGTGTTGATGACTCACAAATAAGTAGTAGAACAAAAGATaagcatttacaagtgttgtattgacTTTCtggaccagggttgtatttatagccctagtcggggcgcctggaagggtttcagacGTCTAgagagggataaagttttatctccatCACAACGGGACGCGTCATATCGAGTTTGGATAAAATTCCTagcccgagcgcccggaagggttccaggcgcccagaccaagaaagtcgacattttgttgactttcaatCCCGGTCTTCTACTCCGGTTCTGCTCATATTGGTCCGAGTCTTCCACTCCAGCTCCGCTCacttgagtgatttcggccatccggaatagggctcagccGAACCCCTTTTCCggccttcgagcagtcttccactccggcttctcgtccctcggaaactccaagcacctccttctcgtctgccaacatactcttccgcaccacctcgtccctcggacgcaccgagtccgtcggctctctcccgtgctgtccttctcgctagctgcgtctttcactctcttaagttcctgcacacttagacacagagattaaataccaacaggacgtaacctaatttggttgatcacatcaaaactaccttagggtactAACAGTAAGCTCTTCTagtttcttaccttctttctttTTATGCAATTTGTGTTTGCTGTGGCATAAGAAATTAAGAATCAAGTACAATTCATTATTAACTTCCTTAGTGCGACTACTGGGCTAAAATGCATACGCCTAAGTTAATACTAGCCACCTATCTAATCTTATCAAGCTTCGTTACTAACCCAAAACGCACCATATGCGACTAAATTAACATGTAAGAATCTCCATTGTTTAAGATTTCACGTAGGTATAAGCCCAAAGATCATAGCCCAAAATACCTAATCAACAACATGTGAGACCCAATGATGGCTACATCATACACAGGCAGCACAATCTTATCCAGTATAAATGAGAAAACTGAAATAGTTGGCGCACTAAATGCTTAAAGGTAAGTTAATGATAGCTCATCTAA
This region of Zingiber officinale cultivar Zhangliang chromosome 9A, Zo_v1.1, whole genome shotgun sequence genomic DNA includes:
- the LOC122019834 gene encoding organelle RRM domain-containing protein 1, chloroplastic-like; amino-acid sequence: MDLLSLPSTRPAAVAVAAYSLSRFPTGAQLASTKLALSFSISTKNPVFARHGINSRASISTRASHPSHPAENAAPSSSLATISPPAGWIVVMEKPPGGRSSKAEVIDYYVETLSRVLGNEEDAQMCIYDASWQNQFGFCCDINEESSHELARVPGVLYVRPDIDEGYGKKDYSYSDPFPVNHLKPDGCSSSFSLFSKNNEYWLVRMDKPGVEVVSKAQMVDYYAQALTKVMGNEKDAQVCIYHISWEKDFGFCCQIDYECARELADVPGVLSVRPDPNHESETKNYKGNDPNLSEAEAKQVPNIRTKRLFVTGLSFYTSEKTLRAAFEGFGQLVEVKIIMDKISKRSKGYAFIEYTTEEAASAALKDMNGKIINGWMIVVDVAKTNPPRYNRGQPRPSLSSTSSSY